The proteins below come from a single Chryseobacterium nepalense genomic window:
- the gldD gene encoding gliding motility lipoprotein GldD produces the protein MFKNAIFIFIALILVSCSKDPVPKPYGELRLEYPAPKYQKFENNCAYTFEYSHFATITDAKRPCWYYLNYPKMKAKIFVTYYPIKNDFAAHIQEAEKMVYEHTIKASAIDTKSFEYPDKKVYGNFYELKGQSASNLQFYITDSTKHFVTAYLYFNTRPKPDSLAPAIDYIKNDMKHLLDTFEWKN, from the coding sequence ATGTTTAAAAACGCCATTTTTATTTTTATCGCACTGATATTGGTGTCCTGTTCCAAAGATCCTGTTCCGAAACCTTACGGTGAACTTCGTCTGGAATATCCTGCGCCGAAATATCAGAAGTTTGAAAACAACTGTGCCTATACTTTTGAATATTCCCATTTCGCAACAATTACAGATGCCAAAAGACCTTGCTGGTATTATCTGAATTATCCGAAAATGAAAGCGAAAATTTTCGTGACCTATTATCCGATCAAGAATGATTTTGCCGCCCACATTCAGGAAGCTGAAAAAATGGTGTATGAGCATACGATAAAAGCAAGTGCCATTGATACCAAATCATTCGAATATCCTGATAAAAAAGTGTACGGAAATTTCTATGAGCTTAAAGGACAAAGTGCTTCAAACCTTCAGTTTTACATTACAGACAGTACAAAACATTTTGTAACGGCCTATTTATATTTCAACACAAGACCAAAGCCGGATTCTCTGGCACCGGCGATAGATTATATCAAAAACGATATGAAGCATCTGCTGGACACATTTGAATGGAAAAATTAA
- a CDS encoding PfkB family carbohydrate kinase: MKLLVVGSVAFDAIETPFGKTDKILGGAATYIGITSSVLGVKSGIVSVVGGDFPQEHLDMFTNRNVNIEGIEIVKDGKTFFWSGKYHNDLNTRDTLATEVNVLENFDPKIPDSMQDAEILLLGNLHPGVQLSVLEKMHKRPKLVILDTMNFWMDTAWDILMEMIAKTDVITINDEEARQLSGEYSLVKAAKKIHEMGPEYVIIKKGEHGALLFHDNKVFAIPALPLEEVFDPTGAGDTFAGGFAAYLAKKEKTDFETMKSALIVGSAMASFTVEKFGTERIEEVNEADMFERLRQFKELTTFDIELQ, translated from the coding sequence ATGAAACTTTTAGTTGTAGGAAGTGTTGCATTCGATGCAATCGAAACACCATTTGGTAAAACAGACAAAATTTTGGGAGGTGCGGCAACCTATATCGGAATTACTTCATCCGTACTTGGAGTAAAATCAGGAATTGTTTCAGTGGTGGGAGGAGATTTTCCGCAGGAACATCTGGATATGTTCACCAACAGAAACGTAAATATAGAAGGAATTGAAATCGTGAAAGATGGCAAAACATTTTTCTGGTCCGGAAAATATCACAATGACCTTAATACCAGAGATACACTGGCAACAGAAGTGAATGTTCTGGAGAATTTTGATCCTAAAATTCCGGATTCTATGCAGGATGCGGAGATTTTATTATTGGGAAATCTTCATCCGGGGGTACAGCTTTCCGTATTGGAAAAAATGCACAAACGTCCGAAACTGGTAATCCTTGATACCATGAATTTCTGGATGGATACCGCATGGGATATTTTAATGGAAATGATTGCTAAAACGGATGTTATTACTATTAATGACGAAGAAGCAAGACAACTTTCAGGCGAATATTCTCTCGTAAAAGCAGCTAAAAAAATCCACGAAATGGGACCGGAATACGTCATCATTAAAAAAGGAGAACATGGCGCTTTACTTTTCCATGATAATAAAGTATTCGCTATTCCGGCACTACCGTTGGAAGAAGTTTTTGATCCTACCGGAGCGGGAGATACTTTTGCAGGAGGCTTTGCAGCTTATCTGGCTAAAAAAGAAAAAACTGATTTTGAAACTATGAAATCTGCACTTATCGTAGGTTCTGCAATGGCATCTTTCACCGTTGAAAAATTCGGGACGGAAAGAATTGAAGAAGTAAATGAAGCGGATATGTTCGAAAGATTAAGACAGTTTAAAGAATTGACAACTTTTGACATAGAACTACAATAA
- a CDS encoding peptidylprolyl isomerase, translating into MINKLKITFLFGIFIILFGANSLNAQLKQGDLVDGIAAVIGDEIVLESDVNEQMNYAKQQGTTNIDKCEFLENLLNNKLLVYEARKDTLIENRSAAIKEQANGKYQQLLSQFPDEKTMLAAYKFRNGYEMKNAIEKIDTDQYYAQAKYQRITEKADVTPNEVTDFYNMYKTQLPEIKDEVSLSQIMMYPKLTESHKEDLINRLKKIKKDIEGGESFESQARIYSEDPGSASNGGLMKNISKGQMVKPFEAAALNLQEGEISDPIESEFGYHIIQLVRKAGKIYDARHILLMATPTDEEIKTAKVKLDSIRGLISSGKITFKDAAFRFSDDKRTKFNAGVIPGSDGSSKIERESVPGTISYELAGLNKGDITNAFDDKDERDRKVVKIIKIEDVIPSHQITLETDYDRIKQMALNKRRSEMVEKFVNSKLPTTFISIDGRYNDCAFKGNWKKDAIKK; encoded by the coding sequence ATGATAAATAAACTTAAGATCACTTTTCTTTTTGGAATTTTCATCATCTTGTTTGGTGCAAATTCGCTGAATGCTCAGCTGAAACAAGGAGATTTAGTGGATGGTATTGCTGCTGTAATCGGTGATGAAATTGTTCTGGAGTCTGACGTAAATGAGCAGATGAACTATGCAAAACAGCAGGGAACTACCAATATTGATAAGTGTGAATTTTTGGAAAACCTTCTCAATAATAAGCTTCTGGTATATGAAGCAAGAAAAGATACACTGATCGAAAACCGTTCTGCAGCAATTAAAGAACAGGCTAACGGAAAATATCAACAGTTGCTGTCACAGTTTCCTGATGAAAAAACAATGCTTGCGGCTTATAAATTCAGAAACGGCTATGAAATGAAAAATGCCATCGAGAAAATCGATACGGATCAATATTATGCACAGGCAAAATACCAGAGAATTACAGAAAAAGCAGACGTTACTCCAAATGAGGTAACGGATTTCTACAACATGTACAAAACCCAGCTTCCGGAAATAAAAGATGAGGTTTCTTTATCACAGATTATGATGTATCCTAAACTTACTGAATCTCATAAGGAGGATCTCATCAACAGACTGAAAAAGATTAAAAAGGATATTGAAGGAGGAGAAAGCTTTGAAAGCCAGGCAAGAATCTATTCAGAAGACCCGGGATCTGCTTCAAATGGAGGACTTATGAAAAATATTTCTAAAGGACAGATGGTAAAACCTTTTGAAGCAGCTGCACTGAATCTTCAGGAAGGCGAAATTTCAGATCCGATAGAATCAGAATTCGGTTATCATATCATACAGCTGGTGAGAAAAGCAGGTAAGATCTATGATGCAAGACATATTCTTTTAATGGCAACTCCTACGGATGAAGAAATTAAAACAGCAAAAGTGAAATTAGACAGCATCAGAGGATTGATTTCCAGTGGTAAAATTACCTTTAAAGATGCTGCTTTCAGATTCTCAGACGATAAAAGAACAAAGTTCAATGCCGGAGTAATCCCTGGATCAGATGGTTCCAGCAAAATAGAAAGAGAATCTGTTCCGGGAACCATCAGTTATGAGCTGGCTGGTCTTAATAAAGGAGATATTACCAATGCATTCGATGATAAAGACGAAAGAGACAGAAAAGTTGTAAAGATCATCAAGATTGAAGATGTAATTCCTTCACACCAGATCACCCTGGAAACGGATTATGACAGAATCAAACAAATGGCTCTTAACAAGAGAAGAAGTGAAATGGTGGAAAAGTTTGTTAATTCAAAACTTCCAACAACATTTATTTCCATAGACGGACGTTATAACGACTGCGCCTTCAAAGGAAACTGGAAGAAAGACGCCATCAAAAAATAA
- a CDS encoding NAD(P)H-dependent flavin oxidoreductase: MSNFIDFNSAKKLHEMQQGQNRITQLFNIQYPVIQGGMIWHSGWRLASAVSNCGGLGLIGAGSMYPDVLRENIRKCKQATDKPFGVNVPMLYPNIDEIIQIILEEGIKIVFTSAGNPKTYTETLQKEGLKVAHVVSSTKFAIKCEEAGVDAIVAEGFEAGGHNGRDETTTFCLIPNVKKHISKPLIAAGGIALGSQMKAAMILGADAVQIGSRFAATAEASAHDNWKRKITELQEGDTHLTLKELAPVRMVKNKFFNELEDIYIAGRNKDLLIASLGRARAKKGMFEGDMEEGELEIGQVSALIDEVLPVDKVFNNLLEEFRNTGNPVL, from the coding sequence ATGAGCAATTTTATAGATTTCAATTCGGCTAAAAAGCTTCATGAAATGCAGCAGGGTCAAAACAGAATCACCCAACTTTTTAATATTCAGTATCCGGTCATTCAGGGCGGGATGATCTGGCATTCGGGATGGAGACTTGCTTCGGCAGTATCTAATTGCGGCGGTCTGGGCCTTATTGGGGCAGGAAGCATGTATCCCGATGTATTACGTGAAAATATCAGAAAATGTAAACAGGCAACAGATAAACCTTTCGGGGTGAATGTTCCGATGCTTTATCCGAATATTGATGAGATAATACAGATTATACTGGAAGAAGGGATAAAGATTGTTTTTACATCAGCCGGAAATCCTAAAACATACACTGAAACGTTACAGAAAGAAGGGTTGAAAGTAGCTCACGTAGTTTCATCCACCAAATTTGCCATCAAATGCGAAGAAGCCGGAGTAGACGCGATAGTGGCAGAAGGCTTTGAAGCCGGAGGTCACAATGGAAGGGACGAAACCACCACTTTCTGCCTGATTCCAAACGTGAAAAAACATATTTCAAAACCTTTGATCGCGGCCGGAGGTATTGCTTTAGGTTCACAGATGAAAGCAGCAATGATTCTGGGAGCAGACGCAGTACAGATCGGCTCCCGTTTTGCAGCAACTGCTGAAGCAAGTGCCCACGATAACTGGAAGAGAAAAATAACTGAGCTTCAGGAAGGAGATACACATCTTACGCTGAAGGAACTGGCTCCTGTAAGAATGGTTAAAAATAAGTTTTTCAACGAACTGGAAGATATTTATATTGCCGGAAGAAATAAAGATCTGCTGATCGCATCCCTGGGGCGTGCAAGAGCAAAAAAAGGAATGTTTGAAGGAGATATGGAGGAAGGCGAACTGGAAATCGGGCAAGTTTCCGCTTTAATTGATGAAGTACTTCCCGTAGATAAAGTATTCAATAATTTATTGGAAGAATTCAGGAACACAGGCAACCCGGTTTTGTAA
- a CDS encoding alpha/beta fold hydrolase, translating to MERRIIDVNGKKLYAEYSNSYENKPTIVFLHDSLGSVELWRDFPEKLAAETECNILIYDRLGYGQSFPMPTYERENNYMETEADVLNDLLKVLNIREAILFGHSDGGTIALITAAKYPEKITAVICEAGHIFVEDVTVKGVANALHAYKTTNLSDRLRKYHGNHVEIMVKAWTEIWLSGRFRDWNIEYLLKDIYAPLFFIQGENDEYGTLEQVQKTLSGVSGTSEKLIIPGIGHTPHKEVPEMVLKKSAEFISSII from the coding sequence ATGGAGAGAAGGATTATTGATGTAAACGGTAAAAAATTGTATGCAGAATATAGTAATTCATATGAAAATAAACCCACCATTGTTTTTTTGCATGATTCTTTAGGATCAGTGGAGCTTTGGAGGGATTTTCCTGAGAAACTGGCGGCTGAAACGGAATGCAATATTTTAATATATGATCGTCTTGGATATGGTCAATCTTTCCCGATGCCAACTTATGAAAGGGAAAATAATTACATGGAAACCGAAGCAGATGTCCTGAATGATTTGCTGAAGGTATTAAATATAAGGGAAGCCATTCTTTTCGGTCACAGTGATGGAGGGACTATCGCACTTATAACAGCCGCAAAGTACCCTGAAAAGATAACAGCGGTCATTTGTGAAGCGGGGCATATCTTTGTGGAAGATGTAACGGTAAAAGGTGTTGCTAATGCCTTACATGCTTATAAGACAACCAATCTTTCGGATCGTCTTCGGAAATACCATGGTAATCATGTAGAAATAATGGTTAAAGCCTGGACAGAAATCTGGCTGAGTGGCAGATTCCGAGACTGGAATATAGAATATTTACTTAAAGATATATATGCTCCTTTGTTTTTTATTCAGGGTGAAAATGATGAATATGGAACATTAGAGCAGGTGCAGAAAACACTTTCCGGAGTGAGCGGAACTTCTGAGAAACTGATTATTCCGGGTATTGGCCATACTCCGCACAAAGAAGTTCCTGAGATGGTTTTGAAAAAATCGGCGGAGTTTATAAGTTCAATTATTTAA
- a CDS encoding HD domain-containing protein — MQLRERFLQNSLLYTQDLHLIEGFWTEIEKRYTEKGRHYHNFNHLENMFSELDKVKDDIENYPIISFSVFYHDVIYDASSKSNEEKSARFSEKHLQQIGAEAGFIEKISQQIMTTKFHQKSGDNDTDYLVDADLSVLGQEPENYKDYTQKIRKEYSVYPDFLYNPGRKKVLRHFLESESIFKTEYFKAKYERQARKNILSEIDGL; from the coding sequence ATGCAGCTAAGAGAAAGATTTCTGCAAAACAGTCTTTTATACACCCAGGATCTCCATCTTATTGAAGGTTTTTGGACTGAAATTGAAAAAAGATATACCGAAAAAGGCAGACATTATCACAATTTTAACCATCTTGAAAATATGTTCTCCGAATTGGACAAAGTGAAAGATGACATTGAAAATTATCCTATTATCTCATTTTCTGTTTTTTACCATGATGTAATTTATGATGCTTCTTCAAAATCAAATGAAGAAAAAAGTGCGCGGTTTTCAGAAAAGCACCTCCAGCAAATTGGTGCAGAAGCAGGATTTATTGAAAAAATTTCACAACAGATTATGACTACCAAGTTTCATCAGAAATCGGGCGATAATGATACGGATTATCTAGTGGATGCTGACCTTTCGGTTCTTGGGCAAGAGCCTGAAAATTATAAAGACTATACTCAAAAAATAAGAAAGGAATATTCTGTTTATCCCGATTTTCTTTATAATCCGGGAAGAAAAAAAGTGCTGCGGCATTTCCTGGAATCGGAAAGTATTTTTAAAACAGAGTATTTTAAAGCGAAATATGAACGGCAAGCCAGAAAAAACATTTTGTCTGAAATTGACGGACTTTAG
- a CDS encoding rhodanese-like domain-containing protein: MSLSEVLKSGNYALIDVREPMELEMDGSIEGAKNIPLGEVEDRQEEILSIEKPVIIFCRSGNRSGKALEYLNTQGLKEGYNGGGWAELKQAIDANQGTF; the protein is encoded by the coding sequence ATGTCTCTATCAGAAGTTTTAAAATCAGGAAATTATGCATTAATCGACGTTCGTGAGCCCATGGAGCTTGAAATGGACGGAAGTATTGAGGGCGCTAAAAATATTCCTTTGGGGGAAGTGGAAGACAGACAAGAAGAAATCCTGTCTATAGAGAAGCCCGTAATTATTTTCTGCAGAAGCGGAAACAGAAGCGGAAAGGCTTTAGAATATCTTAACACACAAGGCCTTAAGGAAGGCTATAACGGCGGAGGCTGGGCAGAGCTGAAGCAGGCTATCGATGCAAATCAGGGAACTTTTTAA
- the queG gene encoding tRNA epoxyqueuosine(34) reductase QueG: protein MNSNAEKYSQLIKARAKSFGFQSCGISKADFLEEDAKPLEEWLKSNFHGEMKYMENYFDKRLDPRLLVEGSKSVISLSYNYFPEEKIQTLDNFKISKYAYAEDYHEVIKDILREMVSGLQEEIGEFAFRVFVDSAPVLERSWARKSGIGWVGKNANLITKQSGSFYFLAEIICDLELIPDHPTTDHCGTCRKCIDACPTNAIVSDKLIDGSKCISYATIELKNEIPDYFKDKMDDWMFGCDVCQDVCPWNRFSAPTKQKKFAPNDALKNFKKGEWKELTQELFSEIFRKSPVKRTKFAGLKRNIEFLEKNNKPGDF, encoded by the coding sequence ATGAATTCAAACGCTGAAAAATATTCACAGTTGATAAAAGCCAGGGCAAAAAGTTTTGGCTTCCAGAGTTGTGGTATTTCTAAAGCTGATTTTCTGGAAGAAGATGCAAAGCCTCTTGAAGAATGGCTGAAGAGCAATTTTCATGGCGAAATGAAGTACATGGAAAATTATTTCGATAAAAGACTAGATCCGAGGCTATTGGTAGAAGGCTCAAAATCGGTAATTTCTCTTTCTTATAACTACTTTCCCGAAGAGAAAATTCAGACACTGGACAATTTTAAAATCTCAAAATATGCATATGCCGAAGATTATCATGAAGTCATCAAAGATATTCTCAGAGAAATGGTTTCTGGGCTGCAAGAGGAGATCGGGGAATTTGCTTTTCGGGTATTTGTAGATTCGGCGCCGGTTCTGGAAAGGAGCTGGGCCAGAAAGTCAGGAATAGGCTGGGTTGGAAAAAATGCCAACCTGATTACGAAACAGAGCGGTTCATTTTATTTCCTTGCAGAAATTATTTGCGATCTGGAATTAATTCCAGACCATCCCACCACAGATCATTGCGGAACCTGCAGGAAATGTATTGATGCATGTCCTACAAATGCCATCGTTTCCGATAAGCTGATTGATGGGAGCAAATGTATTTCTTACGCTACAATTGAGCTGAAAAATGAAATTCCCGATTATTTTAAAGATAAAATGGATGATTGGATGTTTGGTTGCGATGTATGCCAGGATGTTTGCCCCTGGAACCGATTTTCAGCGCCTACAAAGCAGAAAAAATTTGCCCCGAATGATGCATTGAAAAATTTTAAAAAAGGTGAATGGAAAGAACTTACGCAGGAGCTTTTTTCGGAAATCTTCAGGAAATCTCCTGTTAAGAGAACAAAGTTTGCCGGATTAAAACGGAATATTGAATTTCTGGAAAAGAATAATAAACCTGGAGATTTTTAG
- a CDS encoding TIGR02117 family protein, giving the protein MKKMLFIILKTLGIIVGIVALYVALGYFLPFIEISAKDDGEKKEIPIYIYTNGVHTDIVMPVKNDLHDWSGEIPFTNTKSKKSDFKYVGIGWGDKGFYLDTPTWADLKFSTAFKAAFWLSESAMHCTYYREMKEGEDCKMIMISKNQYRQLVKFVDDKFDKDSNGNNILIPTNAVYGDNDAFYDAKGRYSFLDTCNTWANNALKAAGQKAALWTPTDYGIFLHYKK; this is encoded by the coding sequence GTGAAAAAAATGTTGTTTATCATTCTTAAAACATTAGGAATTATCGTGGGCATTGTTGCTCTTTATGTCGCGCTCGGATATTTCCTGCCATTTATCGAAATTTCGGCTAAGGATGACGGAGAGAAAAAAGAAATTCCCATTTATATTTATACGAACGGCGTACATACAGATATTGTAATGCCCGTAAAAAATGATCTTCACGACTGGAGTGGGGAAATCCCTTTCACCAACACAAAATCAAAAAAATCAGATTTTAAATATGTAGGTATTGGCTGGGGTGATAAAGGTTTTTACCTGGATACGCCTACCTGGGCCGACCTTAAGTTTTCCACCGCTTTTAAAGCTGCCTTCTGGCTCAGCGAATCTGCCATGCACTGTACCTATTACCGCGAAATGAAAGAAGGCGAAGATTGTAAAATGATTATGATCAGCAAAAATCAGTACAGACAGCTGGTGAAATTTGTTGATGATAAATTTGATAAAGATTCAAATGGAAATAATATCCTTATTCCTACCAATGCAGTGTACGGAGATAACGATGCATTCTATGATGCCAAAGGGAGATACAGCTTTCTGGATACCTGTAATACCTGGGCAAATAATGCACTGAAAGCTGCCGGGCAAAAAGCTGCATTATGGACGCCTACTGATTACGGAATATTTCTGCATTATAAAAAATGA
- a CDS encoding murein L,D-transpeptidase catalytic domain-containing protein, with amino-acid sequence MRKLLYLNIIFLYAFLSCQKEQQQNNSGTSLTQNNTVADKSDLKEMRHKARQALQFCKKKKLNTDFCILIDMSVHSGLKRFFIWDFKKDSVSAAYLVGHGCGNNRWSSDESKDKPQFSNEDGSHLSSLGKYKLEGRGYSNWGINVKYLMHGLEDTNNNALKRVIVFHSWELMSDKETFPTGSPEGWGCPTISNNAMKKIDPILQQSETPVLMWIYN; translated from the coding sequence ATGAGAAAGCTCCTTTATCTTAACATTATATTTTTGTATGCATTCCTTTCCTGTCAGAAAGAACAACAGCAAAACAATTCCGGAACTTCTCTAACGCAAAATAATACCGTTGCGGATAAATCTGATCTCAAAGAGATGAGGCATAAAGCCCGTCAAGCACTACAATTCTGTAAAAAGAAGAAACTGAATACTGATTTCTGTATTTTGATTGATATGAGCGTTCATTCCGGGCTAAAGCGGTTTTTCATCTGGGATTTTAAAAAAGATTCTGTTTCTGCAGCATATCTTGTAGGGCATGGGTGCGGAAATAATCGCTGGAGCAGTGATGAGTCAAAGGATAAGCCGCAATTCAGTAATGAAGACGGAAGTCATCTTTCTTCTTTAGGTAAATACAAACTTGAGGGAAGAGGGTACAGTAACTGGGGAATTAATGTGAAATATTTGATGCACGGTCTGGAAGATACCAACAACAATGCTCTGAAAAGAGTCATTGTATTTCATTCCTGGGAACTGATGAGTGATAAAGAAACTTTTCCTACAGGTTCTCCCGAAGGATGGGGCTGTCCTACCATATCAAATAATGCCATGAAAAAAATCGATCCGATTTTGCAGCAATCAGAAACTCCTGTTCTGATGTGGATCTATAATTGA
- a CDS encoding SRPBCC family protein yields the protein MKHTLFREQQLHCDLKTAWEFFSSPGNLSKITPEDMNFIVRTKFETNEIYEGMIIDYFVSPLFGIKMKWKTEITQVNFRKSFTDFQKKGPYKLWNHHHEFIENEQGVLMKDRVDYELPFGFLGEIADKLFVKNKLEHIFDYRFKVLEKYFNQ from the coding sequence ATGAAACATACATTATTCCGCGAGCAGCAGCTGCATTGTGATCTGAAAACAGCGTGGGAGTTTTTTTCTTCGCCCGGAAATCTTTCCAAAATTACTCCTGAAGATATGAACTTCATTGTCCGTACAAAGTTTGAGACAAATGAAATATATGAAGGAATGATCATTGATTATTTCGTTTCGCCACTTTTTGGAATTAAAATGAAATGGAAAACAGAAATTACGCAGGTAAATTTCAGGAAAAGTTTTACCGATTTTCAGAAAAAAGGACCTTACAAACTTTGGAATCATCATCATGAATTTATCGAAAATGAGCAGGGTGTTTTAATGAAAGACAGGGTTGATTATGAGCTTCCGTTTGGTTTTCTCGGAGAAATTGCGGATAAACTTTTTGTTAAAAATAAGCTTGAACATATTTTCGATTACCGCTTTAAAGTTCTGGAGAAATATTTCAATCAATAA
- a CDS encoding cryptochrome/photolyase family protein: MSEKKNKINVFWFRRDLRLQDNCGLYYALQQKEKVLPVFIFDKEILDRLENKSDKRVDYFHQALKEIHGELKKHNSGITVFYEKPLDAFKKLIKNYDVDTVFCNTDYEPQAISRDQEIEYFLKDHQINFKSYKDQVIFEKDEVMKNDGTPYTVYTPYSKKWKELLKKHKIENFTINFSNFLSYKPSQFPELKDIGFQKTDLKMTDPALKKSIIDDYDKYRDFPGMDHTTHLGVALRFGTISVRKCVRFALEHNETWLNELIWREFFMQILYHFPKVVHQPFKQKYENIQWRNNEKEFHLWCKGQTGYPIVDAGMRQLNETGFMHNRVRMVVASFLTKHLLIDWRWGEAYFAEKLLDYELSSNNGNWQWAAGCGCDAAPYFRVFNPSEQTKKFDKDQKYIRTWLNENEINAEEMVEHTFARKRALEVYGKAVKS, translated from the coding sequence ATGTCTGAAAAAAAGAATAAAATAAACGTCTTCTGGTTTCGGAGAGACCTCAGGCTGCAGGATAATTGCGGTCTTTATTATGCTTTACAACAGAAAGAAAAAGTGCTCCCTGTTTTTATTTTCGATAAGGAAATTCTCGATAGGCTGGAAAACAAGTCGGATAAGAGAGTGGATTATTTTCATCAGGCTCTGAAAGAGATTCATGGTGAACTTAAAAAACACAACAGCGGAATCACAGTATTTTATGAAAAACCTCTGGATGCTTTCAAAAAATTAATTAAAAACTATGATGTTGATACGGTTTTCTGCAATACGGATTATGAACCTCAGGCTATCAGTCGCGATCAGGAAATCGAATATTTTCTGAAAGATCATCAGATCAATTTTAAAAGCTATAAGGATCAGGTCATTTTCGAAAAAGATGAGGTCATGAAAAATGATGGGACACCATATACGGTTTACACGCCTTATTCAAAAAAGTGGAAAGAACTTTTGAAGAAACATAAAATCGAAAATTTCACAATTAATTTTTCTAATTTTCTGTCGTACAAACCTTCCCAATTTCCTGAGCTTAAGGATATCGGTTTCCAGAAGACAGATTTGAAAATGACGGATCCTGCATTAAAAAAATCAATCATTGATGATTATGATAAATACAGGGATTTTCCCGGAATGGATCATACGACACATCTTGGTGTAGCCCTCCGTTTCGGAACAATTTCCGTACGCAAATGTGTTCGGTTCGCATTAGAACATAATGAGACCTGGCTGAATGAGCTGATCTGGAGAGAGTTTTTTATGCAGATTCTTTATCACTTCCCGAAAGTCGTTCACCAACCTTTCAAACAGAAATATGAAAATATACAATGGCGAAACAATGAAAAAGAATTTCATCTCTGGTGCAAAGGACAAACAGGATATCCTATTGTAGATGCAGGAATGCGTCAATTGAATGAAACAGGATTCATGCACAATAGGGTAAGAATGGTGGTTGCAAGTTTCCTTACCAAACACCTGTTAATTGACTGGAGGTGGGGAGAAGCATATTTTGCAGAAAAACTTTTGGATTATGAGCTCTCCTCCAACAATGGAAACTGGCAGTGGGCAGCAGGCTGTGGTTGCGATGCGGCACCTTATTTCAGGGTTTTTAATCCTTCGGAACAGACTAAAAAATTCGACAAAGATCAAAAATATATCAGGACGTGGCTTAATGAAAATGAAATTAATGCTGAAGAAATGGTAGAACATACTTTTGCCAGGAAAAGAGCACTTGAAGTTTATGGAAAAGCAGTGAAAAGCTGA
- a CDS encoding cold-shock protein, whose translation MQEGTVKFFNEAKGFGFITPADGSKDVFVHSSGLISRSIQENDRVVFEVQQGQKGLNAVNVKLA comes from the coding sequence ATGCAAGAAGGCACAGTAAAATTTTTCAATGAAGCAAAAGGCTTCGGATTTATCACTCCAGCAGACGGCAGCAAAGACGTTTTCGTACATTCTTCCGGATTAATCTCAAGATCTATCCAGGAAAATGACAGAGTAGTTTTTGAAGTTCAGCAAGGCCAAAAAGGCTTAAACGCAGTGAACGTAAAATTGGCGTAA